A window from Candidatus Dadabacteria bacterium encodes these proteins:
- the thiE gene encoding thiamine phosphate synthase produces the protein MGFKLGGLYVITDEGLIPRGSFCETVEKSLVGGADIVQLRDKTSPRSEVVALGRELLGITKRYGVPLIINDSPELMMEIKADGVHLGEDDPNIIPTRKKLGNGAIIGVSCYGSLPRGIHAERMGANYVVFGTPWATPTKPGRIPTPFETLIEAKTAITGIPIFAIGGIFSHNAAQVLATGVDGAAVITSVFGSDDPEGASRDLRSVLKDHPVV, from the coding sequence ATGGGTTTTAAGCTTGGGGGACTTTACGTGATTACCGACGAGGGGCTGATTCCGCGCGGTTCTTTCTGCGAAACAGTTGAGAAATCGTTAGTGGGGGGAGCTGACATCGTTCAGTTAAGGGATAAAACTTCTCCGCGCTCGGAAGTCGTCGCCTTGGGCAGGGAACTTCTCGGTATTACGAAGAGATACGGCGTGCCACTTATAATAAATGACTCCCCGGAACTCATGATGGAAATAAAGGCCGACGGAGTGCATCTGGGCGAGGACGACCCGAACATAATACCCACGAGAAAGAAACTGGGTAACGGCGCTATCATAGGCGTTTCCTGTTACGGTTCTCTTCCAAGAGGTATACACGCCGAGAGAATGGGTGCCAATTACGTTGTTTTCGGAACTCCTTGGGCCACTCCGACAAAACCCGGCAGAATCCCCACCCCTTTTGAGACTCTAATCGAGGCAAAAACCGCTATCACGGGGATTCCAATATTTGCCATAGGGGGAATATTCTCCCATAATGCGGCACAGGTACTTGCTACCGGGGTGGACGGCGCAGCCGTCATAACGAGTGTTTTTGGATCAGATGACCCGGAGGGTGCTTCGAGGGATCTTCGCTCTGTTCTTAAGGATCACCCGGTCGTGTGA
- the argH gene encoding argininosuccinate lyase — MAKKAWGGRFASQTHNIAEKFSESVSFDRRLYKEDIRGSIAHVKMLRETGIISRKDASRITKGLREIEKEIDRGEFAFSESYEDIHLNIEKRLIEKTGSSGAMVHTARSRNDQVLTDTRLYLRGETEEIISLVCALAEQFVELSAKNLGVIVPLYTHMQRAQPVLLSHHLLAYYEMLKRDRERFINCLARVNVSPLGSCAGAGTSFPIDREMTAEGLGFKSVSRNSIDSVSDRDFCAEFVFCCSILMMHLSRLSEELVLWSAKEFDFVDLGDGFTTGSSIMPQKKNPDMSELTRGKTARVYGNLSAFLTLMKGLPLSYNRDMQEDKEPLFDTVDTVKLCLQVNVEMLKTLEFKEENMKKALQGGFVTATDVADYLARKGVPFRSAHETVGKIVSYAERGGKELSDLKLSEFRRFSKKIDEDIFQVITFSGSVESRNSLGGTSTSNVRKEIANARRFLKRCM; from the coding sequence TTGGCCAAAAAAGCGTGGGGAGGTCGCTTTGCTTCCCAGACACACAATATCGCCGAGAAGTTCTCGGAATCGGTAAGTTTCGACAGGCGTCTTTACAAAGAAGACATAAGGGGGAGTATCGCCCACGTGAAAATGCTTCGCGAGACCGGGATTATTTCTCGTAAAGATGCATCCCGAATAACCAAAGGCCTGCGGGAGATCGAAAAGGAAATAGACCGCGGGGAGTTTGCTTTCAGCGAGAGCTACGAGGATATCCATCTCAACATAGAGAAGAGGCTTATCGAGAAAACGGGGTCTTCGGGTGCCATGGTACACACCGCCAGGAGCAGGAACGACCAAGTTCTAACCGACACGAGGCTTTACCTGAGGGGGGAGACAGAAGAGATAATTTCACTTGTGTGCGCCTTGGCGGAGCAGTTCGTTGAACTTTCCGCAAAGAATCTGGGGGTGATTGTTCCTCTCTACACCCACATGCAGCGTGCGCAGCCGGTGCTTCTATCCCACCATCTTCTGGCTTACTACGAAATGCTAAAGCGCGACCGCGAGAGGTTTATTAACTGCCTTGCCAGGGTGAATGTGAGCCCGCTTGGAAGCTGTGCCGGGGCGGGAACCTCGTTTCCGATAGACAGGGAGATGACCGCCGAGGGTCTGGGGTTTAAATCGGTTTCCAGAAACAGCATTGATTCTGTAAGCGACCGTGATTTCTGCGCGGAGTTCGTATTCTGCTGCTCGATTCTGATGATGCACCTGAGCAGGCTTTCCGAGGAACTTGTTTTGTGGAGCGCAAAGGAGTTTGACTTCGTTGACCTCGGGGACGGGTTCACCACGGGGTCTAGCATAATGCCCCAGAAAAAAAATCCAGACATGTCGGAGCTCACCCGGGGAAAAACCGCCAGGGTCTACGGAAACCTGAGTGCATTTCTGACTTTGATGAAAGGACTTCCGCTTTCCTACAACAGGGACATGCAGGAGGACAAAGAGCCTCTTTTCGATACGGTTGACACGGTAAAGCTTTGCCTTCAGGTTAATGTCGAAATGCTGAAGACGCTTGAATTCAAGGAAGAAAACATGAAGAAGGCCCTTCAGGGAGGCTTCGTTACCGCGACCGACGTGGCGGACTATCTGGCCCGCAAGGGTGTCCCGTTCCGTTCGGCCCACGAAACCGTGGGGAAGATAGTTTCTTACGCCGAGCGGGGGGGAAAGGAGCTTTCAGATCTTAAGCTCTCCGAATTCCGCAGGTTTTCCAAAAAAATCGACGAGGACATTTTTCAGGTGATAACATTCTCGGGTTCCGTTGAGAGCAGGAATTCCCTAGGCGGCACTTCAACCTCGAACGTGAGAAAAGAGATAGCAAACGCCAGAAGGTTCCTCAAAAGATGCATGTAG